A single window of Nocardioides baekrokdamisoli DNA harbors:
- a CDS encoding 3-oxoacyl-ACP reductase: MSDKYQSFTQSKIGQIVAKNLGLPQPTALDRYSAGDPLVKGTVLTGGRGRIADDLAGLLAQLGIESVDAHADGQKYKGLVFDATGITDVAGLVELQQFFTPVLRSLKSCARVIVIGTPPELVEGAEKIAQRGLEGFTRSLGKEIGKGSTVQLVYVAEGYENSLLSTLGFFLSPKSAYVSGQVARIGAHKEKKAAAVADWTRPLEGKVAFVTGASRGIGEEIARVLHRDGAKIVGLDVPQAADDLVKVMNELGGDWLTLDITAADAPQRIAQHLKDNHGGVDIVVHNAGVTMDKKLANQTPERFGKVLEINLLAPELITDELLKQKVINANGRVVGVASIAGIAGNLGQTSYAASKAGVIGFVDSLATQLKDGITINAVAPGFIITAMTAAVPFATREVGQRLNAMSQGGLPVDVAETIAWYASPASTAVNGNVVRVCGQMMLGA, translated from the coding sequence ATGAGCGACAAGTACCAGAGCTTCACCCAGTCGAAGATCGGCCAGATCGTGGCCAAGAACCTCGGTCTCCCCCAGCCGACCGCCCTGGACCGCTACTCCGCAGGTGACCCGTTGGTGAAGGGAACCGTCCTGACGGGCGGTCGTGGTCGCATCGCTGACGACCTCGCCGGCCTCCTCGCCCAGCTCGGTATCGAGAGCGTGGACGCCCACGCCGATGGCCAGAAGTACAAGGGCCTCGTCTTCGACGCCACCGGCATCACGGATGTCGCGGGTCTGGTCGAGCTCCAGCAGTTCTTCACGCCGGTGCTGCGCAGCCTGAAGTCGTGCGCCCGGGTGATCGTCATCGGTACGCCGCCGGAGCTCGTCGAAGGTGCCGAGAAGATCGCTCAGCGCGGTCTGGAGGGCTTCACGCGCAGCCTCGGCAAGGAGATCGGCAAGGGCAGCACCGTTCAGCTCGTCTACGTGGCCGAGGGGTACGAGAACTCGCTGCTCTCCACGCTCGGCTTCTTCCTGAGCCCGAAATCGGCCTACGTCTCGGGCCAGGTCGCCCGCATCGGTGCGCACAAGGAGAAGAAGGCTGCTGCCGTCGCCGACTGGACCAGGCCGCTCGAGGGCAAGGTCGCGTTCGTGACCGGCGCAAGCCGTGGCATCGGCGAGGAAATCGCCCGCGTCCTGCACCGCGATGGCGCGAAGATCGTCGGCCTGGACGTGCCGCAGGCAGCGGACGACCTCGTCAAGGTCATGAATGAACTCGGCGGCGACTGGCTGACGCTCGACATCACGGCCGCAGACGCTCCGCAGCGGATCGCCCAGCACCTCAAGGACAACCACGGTGGCGTCGACATCGTCGTGCACAACGCCGGTGTGACGATGGACAAGAAGCTCGCCAACCAGACCCCTGAGCGCTTCGGCAAGGTCCTCGAGATCAACCTGCTCGCCCCGGAACTGATCACCGACGAACTGCTCAAGCAGAAGGTCATCAACGCGAACGGTCGCGTCGTCGGCGTCGCCTCCATCGCCGGCATTGCCGGCAACCTCGGGCAGACCTCGTACGCCGCCTCCAAGGCCGGCGTCATCGGCTTCGTCGACTCGCTCGCCACCCAGCTCAAGGACGGCATCACGATCAATGCTGTTGCCCCGGGGTTCATCATCACGGCCATGACCGCCGCGGTCCCGTTCGCCACCCGTGAGGTCGGCCAGCGCCTCAACGCCATGTCGCAAGGCGGTCTGCCGGTCGACGTCGCCGAGACGATCGCCTGGTACGCCTCGCCGGCCTCGACCGCGGTCAACGGCAACGTGGTCCGCGTCTGCGGCCAGATGATGCTGGGCGCCTGA
- a CDS encoding acetyl-CoA C-acetyltransferase has product MSDLRRVAILGGNRIPFARSNGAYATASNQEMFTAALDGLVARFGLEGQRLGEVAGGAVLKHSRDFNLIRESVLSTKLSPQTPGLDMQQACGTGLQAINYIANKIKVGQIEVGVGGGVDTTSDAPIAIGEKLRKKLLNVNNQRSTGDKIKALAKIRPADITISAPSNGEVRTGLSMGDHAAITALEWKITREAQDELAVKSHHNMAAAYEAGFMDDLITPFRGLDRDNNMRGDSSVEKLATLKPVFGKGEAATMTAANSTPLTDGASVVLLSTEQWAKDNNHEVLAYFVDSEVAAVDFEHGAEGLLMAPAYAVARMLKRNNLSLQDFDFYEIHEAFASVVLSTLAAWEDPVFCKERLGLDKPLGSIDRSKLNVKGSSLAAGHPFAATGGRIVAHTAKMLAEKGKGRALISICAAGGQGVVAIIEA; this is encoded by the coding sequence ATGTCTGACCTGCGTCGCGTCGCGATTCTCGGCGGCAACCGCATCCCGTTCGCTCGCTCGAACGGTGCCTACGCCACTGCCTCCAACCAGGAGATGTTCACCGCCGCTCTTGACGGTCTCGTAGCCCGTTTCGGCCTCGAGGGCCAGCGCCTCGGCGAGGTCGCCGGTGGTGCGGTCCTCAAGCACAGCCGGGACTTCAACCTGATCCGCGAGTCGGTCCTCAGCACGAAGCTGTCGCCGCAGACCCCGGGACTCGACATGCAGCAGGCATGTGGCACCGGCCTGCAGGCGATCAACTACATCGCCAACAAGATCAAGGTCGGCCAGATCGAGGTCGGCGTCGGCGGCGGTGTGGACACCACGTCTGACGCCCCGATCGCGATCGGTGAGAAGCTGCGCAAGAAGCTCCTCAACGTCAACAACCAGCGCTCGACCGGCGACAAGATCAAGGCGCTCGCCAAGATCCGCCCGGCGGACATCACCATCTCGGCACCGTCCAACGGCGAGGTACGTACGGGCCTGTCGATGGGTGACCACGCGGCCATCACGGCCCTGGAGTGGAAGATCACCCGTGAGGCCCAGGACGAGCTCGCGGTGAAGTCGCACCACAACATGGCAGCGGCGTACGAGGCCGGTTTCATGGATGACCTGATCACGCCGTTCCGTGGCCTCGACCGCGACAACAACATGCGCGGCGACTCCTCAGTCGAGAAGCTCGCCACGCTCAAGCCGGTCTTCGGCAAGGGCGAGGCCGCCACGATGACGGCGGCCAACTCGACGCCGCTCACCGACGGTGCGTCGGTTGTCCTGCTGTCGACCGAGCAGTGGGCCAAGGACAACAACCACGAGGTGCTCGCGTACTTCGTGGACTCCGAGGTCGCGGCTGTCGACTTCGAGCACGGCGCCGAGGGCCTGCTGATGGCGCCGGCGTACGCGGTTGCCCGGATGCTGAAGCGCAACAACCTCTCCCTGCAGGACTTCGACTTCTACGAGATCCACGAGGCGTTCGCCTCGGTCGTGCTGTCGACGCTGGCTGCCTGGGAGGACCCGGTGTTCTGCAAGGAGCGCCTCGGCCTCGACAAGCCGCTCGGTTCGATCGACCGTTCGAAGCTCAACGTCAAGGGCTCATCCCTCGCCGCCGGGCACCCGTTCGCCGCGACCGGCGGTCGCATCGTTGCGCACACGGCGAAGATGCTGGCGGAGAAGGGCAAGGGCCGCGCGCTGATCTCGATCTGCGCCGCAGGTGGTCAGGGCGTCGTCGCCATCATTGAGGCGTAG
- a CDS encoding TetR/AcrR family transcriptional regulator encodes MAATRTHAVGDPGRTAQRNATAERRRERKREILSATRALFEERGVNNAQIEDIARAAGINRAIVYRHFSSKDEIFALTMVNYLTELSATLAVASDEGDSPTDRLVRTVDTFALYAMDHPAFVDCAQVLTSQAWAELRGEVPQEALLRLGQLIADCLRSFVRVVEAGCASGEFEVEEPAVMANMLYASALGALQQARLGIFIAYGEDGEPIVRPLPREQVRRYLREAALAATRRPRPVTD; translated from the coding sequence ATGGCCGCCACTCGTACGCACGCCGTTGGCGACCCGGGACGCACCGCCCAGCGGAACGCAACAGCGGAGCGCCGACGCGAGCGCAAGCGCGAGATCCTCAGCGCCACGCGTGCCCTGTTCGAGGAGCGTGGCGTCAACAACGCCCAGATCGAGGACATCGCGCGCGCAGCCGGGATCAACCGCGCGATCGTCTATCGCCACTTCTCCAGCAAGGACGAGATCTTCGCCCTGACGATGGTCAACTACCTGACCGAGCTCAGTGCGACGCTCGCCGTCGCCTCCGACGAGGGCGACTCCCCCACCGACCGTCTGGTGCGCACCGTCGACACGTTTGCGTTGTATGCGATGGACCACCCGGCCTTTGTCGACTGCGCGCAGGTCCTCACCAGTCAGGCCTGGGCCGAACTGCGGGGCGAGGTCCCCCAGGAGGCGCTGTTGCGACTGGGCCAGCTGATCGCGGATTGCCTGCGCAGCTTCGTACGCGTTGTCGAGGCCGGGTGCGCATCGGGCGAGTTCGAGGTGGAGGAGCCCGCGGTCATGGCCAACATGCTCTACGCCAGTGCGCTCGGCGCCCTGCAGCAAGCACGGCTCGGGATCTTCATCGCGTACGGCGAGGACGGCGAGCCGATCGTTCGTCCGCTGCCGCGCGAGCAGGTACGCCGCTACCTCCGGGAAGCAGCACTGGCCGCGACCCGGAGGCCGCGGCCAGTCACTGACTGA
- a CDS encoding DNA-3-methyladenine glycosylase family protein, which translates to MQEQGPATRVWRPDHALDLRLLLVHRHGAQDSSYGLEGGPDVQAARHWRGVRTPIGPGTMAISRASGGVLAEAWGPGRDWLLDQVPDLLGESDRPEEFRPSDPLIRDLLARHGSPRYGRSGRVIEALVPTIFEQKVTGQEAFAGYANLLRRFGDVAPGPRDDLRILPSPDSLRSIPSWDWIKLPIDSGRSRPLLRAMAVADALERAEQLSAEVLGQRLRSLPGIGEWTEAEVRQRTHGDPDAVSFGDYHVAANVGWALTNAPWTDDQMREYLEPFTGHRRRVVDLITSSAGARPRRGPRMSPRTHLPK; encoded by the coding sequence GTGCAGGAGCAGGGACCGGCTACCAGGGTGTGGCGGCCGGACCACGCGCTCGACCTTCGGCTCCTGCTGGTCCATCGGCACGGCGCGCAGGACTCGTCGTACGGGCTCGAAGGCGGACCGGACGTGCAGGCGGCTCGCCATTGGCGCGGCGTACGCACTCCGATCGGCCCGGGCACCATGGCGATCTCGCGGGCATCGGGTGGCGTCCTGGCGGAGGCGTGGGGACCGGGTCGTGACTGGTTGCTGGACCAGGTGCCGGACCTGCTCGGCGAGTCGGATCGGCCCGAGGAGTTCCGACCGTCCGATCCATTGATCCGTGATCTGCTCGCCCGGCACGGATCGCCGCGTTACGGCAGATCAGGTCGCGTCATCGAGGCACTGGTCCCGACGATCTTCGAGCAGAAGGTGACCGGTCAGGAGGCGTTCGCAGGCTATGCGAACCTCCTCCGGCGATTCGGCGACGTGGCGCCCGGCCCCAGGGACGACCTGAGGATCCTTCCGTCTCCCGACTCACTGCGCAGCATCCCGAGTTGGGACTGGATCAAGCTGCCGATCGACTCGGGCCGATCGCGGCCGCTCCTGCGGGCGATGGCCGTCGCGGACGCGCTCGAGCGCGCCGAACAGCTGTCGGCAGAGGTCCTCGGTCAACGGCTGCGCAGCCTCCCCGGAATAGGGGAGTGGACCGAGGCCGAGGTGCGGCAGCGTACGCACGGAGACCCCGATGCGGTCAGCTTCGGTGACTACCATGTCGCGGCCAACGTCGGATGGGCGCTGACGAACGCACCGTGGACCGACGACCAGATGCGCGAGTACCTGGAACCGTTCACCGGGCACCGCCGCCGAGTGGTCGATCTGATCACCTCGTCGGCCGGCGCACGACCCCGTCGAGGCCCTCGAATGTCGCCGCGTACACACCTGCCGAAGTAG
- a CDS encoding MlaE family ABC transporter permease has protein sequence MSFTSDMTRRAKAGITTGGNLVQLGAESSTFVMVDIIRRKFSWSEFFLQAWFMVRVSLAPTILVSIPFGVILSVQIGAVASQVGAVSFTGAVNGIGVLRQGAPLVASLMIAGAVGSAICSDIGARTVREEIDAMKVMGINPVQRLVSPRVLAALVVSLMLAVIVAMTSMATAFILVVGGGQVSSGTYVNSFVAFSKPWDLYMALIKALIFGFIATIVACHKGLSARGGPKGVADAVNQAVVLSVILLAVVNVALTEVYAMFSGEGV, from the coding sequence ATGAGCTTTACCAGCGACATGACCCGGCGCGCGAAGGCTGGGATCACGACAGGTGGCAACCTCGTCCAGCTCGGTGCCGAGTCCTCGACGTTCGTCATGGTCGACATCATTCGGCGCAAGTTCAGTTGGAGTGAGTTCTTCCTCCAGGCGTGGTTCATGGTCCGCGTTTCGCTGGCACCCACGATCCTCGTGTCGATCCCGTTCGGCGTCATTCTTTCGGTCCAGATCGGTGCAGTTGCCTCACAGGTCGGCGCGGTCTCCTTCACCGGCGCGGTCAACGGCATCGGCGTTCTGCGTCAGGGAGCACCACTCGTCGCGTCCTTGATGATCGCCGGCGCGGTCGGATCTGCGATCTGCTCCGACATCGGCGCTCGAACGGTCCGTGAAGAGATCGACGCGATGAAGGTGATGGGCATCAACCCGGTCCAGCGTCTGGTCTCGCCGCGCGTACTCGCCGCGCTGGTCGTGTCCCTCATGCTCGCCGTGATCGTGGCCATGACCTCGATGGCCACTGCCTTCATCCTGGTCGTCGGCGGCGGTCAGGTCTCATCCGGGACGTACGTGAACTCGTTCGTGGCGTTCAGCAAGCCGTGGGACCTCTACATGGCCCTGATCAAAGCCCTGATCTTCGGCTTCATCGCCACCATCGTGGCCTGCCACAAGGGCCTCTCGGCACGGGGCGGTCCGAAGGGCGTGGCCGACGCGGTCAACCAGGCCGTCGTCCTCTCGGTCATCCTGCTGGCGGTCGTCAACGTGGCGCTCACCGAGGTGTACGCGATGTTCTCCGGAGAGGGAGTCTGA
- a CDS encoding MlaE family ABC transporter permease, with protein MASVLSRVTNPVVDAFATVGDFATFAASTFAVVPSTIRMYSKEILRQLKDIAWGSGALLVGGGTVGVMVLLSLAAGTSLGIEGFSGLQLVSLAPLTGFISASANTRELAPLIAALALAAQVGCRFTAQIGSMKIYEEVDAMEVMAIRPIRYIVATRVIACMIGIIPLYLIGLIGSYLASQWSVVFLFHQSPGQYQHYFDTFILGRDVLLSVIKIVVFAVAITLIHCWYGMGVGGGPQAVGEATGASIRASIVVVVLLNMFMTLIFWGGASGFRISG; from the coding sequence ATGGCGAGCGTCCTGTCCCGAGTGACGAATCCTGTCGTCGACGCGTTCGCGACCGTCGGCGACTTCGCGACGTTTGCTGCCAGCACGTTTGCTGTGGTCCCGAGCACCATCCGGATGTACAGCAAGGAGATCCTCCGCCAGCTGAAGGACATCGCCTGGGGCAGCGGCGCGCTGCTGGTCGGCGGCGGCACCGTGGGCGTCATGGTTCTGCTCTCACTCGCGGCTGGTACCTCGCTTGGCATCGAGGGCTTCAGCGGGTTGCAACTGGTCAGCCTTGCCCCTCTGACCGGCTTCATCTCCGCGAGCGCCAACACCCGCGAGCTCGCCCCGCTCATCGCCGCGCTGGCTCTCGCAGCACAGGTCGGGTGCCGCTTCACCGCCCAGATCGGCTCGATGAAGATCTACGAGGAGGTTGACGCCATGGAGGTCATGGCGATCCGACCGATCCGCTACATCGTCGCCACCCGCGTGATCGCCTGCATGATCGGCATCATCCCGCTCTACCTGATCGGTCTGATCGGCTCGTACCTCGCCTCGCAGTGGTCGGTCGTGTTCCTGTTCCACCAGTCACCGGGCCAGTACCAGCACTACTTCGACACCTTCATCCTCGGCCGCGACGTCCTGTTGTCAGTGATCAAGATCGTGGTCTTCGCCGTGGCGATCACGCTGATCCACTGCTGGTACGGCATGGGCGTGGGTGGCGGGCCTCAGGCCGTCGGGGAGGCTACGGGCGCGTCGATCCGCGCCAGCATCGTGGTGGTCGTTCTGCTCAACATGTTCATGACGCTCATCTTCTGGGGTGGCGCGTCCGGATTCCGGATCTCGGGGTGA
- a CDS encoding MCE family protein, which translates to MLNKNRGTRPPTKNQLALRGLIFIGIIALLVGLIELQHNGAFGGQPKVTAQLRNAGGSLPKNSDVKDNGVILGFVSSVSPGPNGLVDVQLTLKDSTIKTIPAGVVARILPANVFGTSYVDLALPPDATATGALQPGATIPADTRFDTIELQNALDDIDRLVKALSPKDLSAALGAISHALDGRGTTIGQTAVEFDNYLKVLQPEIPTLRADIAKSAQALGVVNKVAPGLLNATGHALNLLDTFVQHQADLDALLKSGINLANTSSDFLAKNSPQLIKWLHDVSQLTDALYDNRRLGITGLIQVNALLGQLLNTAVTRGYVRVDINLVLAAPRGY; encoded by the coding sequence ATGTTGAACAAGAACAGAGGGACCAGGCCCCCCACCAAGAATCAGTTGGCGCTACGAGGCCTGATCTTCATCGGCATCATCGCCCTGCTGGTCGGCCTGATCGAGTTGCAGCACAACGGCGCCTTCGGCGGTCAGCCGAAGGTGACCGCTCAGCTTCGCAACGCCGGCGGCTCGTTGCCCAAGAACTCCGACGTCAAGGACAACGGCGTCATTCTCGGCTTCGTGAGCTCGGTCTCGCCCGGACCGAACGGCCTGGTCGACGTTCAGCTCACACTGAAGGACTCGACCATCAAGACGATCCCGGCAGGTGTGGTGGCGCGCATCCTTCCCGCGAACGTGTTCGGTACCTCGTACGTGGACCTGGCGCTTCCGCCGGATGCGACTGCCACCGGCGCCTTGCAGCCGGGCGCAACGATCCCTGCGGACACTCGATTCGACACGATCGAGTTGCAGAACGCTCTCGACGACATCGACCGCCTGGTGAAGGCGCTCTCGCCGAAGGACTTGTCCGCGGCGTTGGGTGCGATCTCGCACGCCCTGGACGGTCGTGGCACGACGATCGGTCAGACGGCTGTCGAGTTCGACAACTACCTGAAGGTGCTGCAGCCCGAGATCCCGACGCTGCGAGCCGACATCGCCAAGAGCGCTCAGGCTCTGGGCGTGGTCAACAAGGTGGCACCCGGTCTGCTCAATGCCACCGGTCACGCGCTCAACCTGCTCGACACGTTCGTGCAGCACCAGGCCGACCTCGATGCCCTGCTGAAGTCGGGCATCAACCTGGCCAACACCTCGAGCGACTTCCTCGCGAAGAACTCGCCCCAGCTGATCAAGTGGCTGCACGACGTGAGCCAGCTGACCGACGCGCTGTACGACAACCGCCGACTCGGCATCACCGGCCTCATCCAGGTCAACGCCCTGCTCGGCCAGTTGCTGAACACCGCCGTCACCCGGGGCTACGTACGCGTCGACATCAACCTCGTTCTCGCCGCTCCGAGGGGCTACTGA
- a CDS encoding MCE family protein has translation MTGLRTVIVKFSIFAAVSALLLFILLNTMLNPVSGATNTYYAKFQDVSGLRVGDDIKVAGVRVGRVSAIRTDPGANGSYDGAVVSLQMQRSQPIPTNADLIMRYQNLVGQRYLSIQFQDANGNAIAPATTSIQNGGWIDKTDKGFDLTDLLNGFQPLFKELKPEDVNTLSSTLIQVLQGEGPTVESLLVQTGQLTTFVANRDKVIGSVLDNLTPVLQDFAAHDADLRTTVLSLKDMFTSLANDRLQIGGAIDGLSNLVVTTNSILGQVKAPLEGTVAELRQAADMLAASRTNLVNGINGFRTAISGIGRATSYENALNIYVCDLSIAVGGLPAVNPGNPANGSAVCK, from the coding sequence ATGACCGGGCTCAGGACGGTAATCGTCAAGTTCAGCATCTTCGCAGCCGTGTCGGCGCTGCTGTTGTTCATCCTGCTCAACACGATGCTCAACCCGGTGTCGGGGGCGACGAACACCTACTACGCGAAGTTCCAGGACGTCAGCGGGCTTCGGGTCGGCGACGACATCAAGGTCGCCGGCGTACGCGTCGGCCGGGTCTCCGCGATCAGGACCGACCCAGGTGCGAACGGTTCGTACGACGGCGCCGTCGTCTCGCTGCAGATGCAGCGATCGCAGCCGATCCCGACGAACGCTGACCTGATCATGCGCTACCAGAATCTGGTGGGTCAGCGGTACCTGTCCATCCAGTTCCAGGACGCGAACGGCAACGCAATCGCTCCGGCCACGACGAGCATCCAGAACGGTGGCTGGATCGACAAGACGGACAAGGGCTTCGACCTCACCGATCTGCTCAACGGTTTCCAGCCACTCTTCAAGGAGTTGAAGCCCGAGGACGTCAACACGCTCTCGAGCACCCTCATCCAGGTGCTGCAGGGTGAGGGCCCGACGGTCGAGTCTCTGCTCGTGCAGACCGGGCAGTTGACCACATTCGTCGCCAATCGCGACAAGGTCATCGGCAGCGTTCTCGACAACCTCACCCCGGTACTGCAGGACTTCGCCGCCCACGATGCCGACCTGCGGACCACGGTCCTCAGCCTGAAGGACATGTTCACCAGCCTCGCGAACGATCGGCTGCAGATCGGCGGCGCCATCGACGGCCTCTCCAACCTCGTGGTCACGACCAACAGCATCCTCGGCCAGGTCAAGGCGCCACTCGAGGGTACGGTCGCCGAACTGCGTCAGGCGGCGGACATGCTCGCCGCCAGCCGTACCAACCTGGTCAACGGCATCAACGGCTTCAGAACGGCCATCTCGGGCATCGGACGCGCAACCTCGTACGAGAACGCGCTGAACATCTACGTCTGCGATCTCAGCATCGCGGTCGGAGGCCTCCCCGCAGTCAACCCGGGTAACCCGGCCAACGGTTCGGCGGTGTGCAAGTGA
- a CDS encoding MlaD family protein — translation MSTRDPYKVGLGLIAVIAILGVVLVLLAKASFGTHDHEAVFKNTGGLRPGEAVEVRGVQVGKVTSVSLDYTDRDPQGSPTVLVKFNMNSDISLGQQTTATVKVATLLGTHYLEVDPSGPGALGRIPLASTNVPYNLQDALDKGSDVVGKLDTKVIAKSLVTLADTLGDSKNAIGPALQGVSAVSMLIEKRGEQTAALLTAASAVTKELKDNSGNLTVLMQQANLVLTEINSRQDAIKQLLSQSVTLATMVSSLIQNSRADLKPALTSLDAVIQTLNSQSKQLQAGFDLLAPSVRYVANAAGNGPWLDLWGQDPLLPADDSTGGLL, via the coding sequence GTGTCCACCCGCGACCCGTACAAGGTCGGCCTCGGTCTCATCGCGGTGATCGCGATCCTCGGCGTAGTCCTCGTTCTGCTCGCCAAGGCGAGTTTCGGCACTCACGACCATGAGGCGGTGTTCAAGAACACCGGCGGCCTGCGTCCCGGCGAGGCCGTCGAGGTACGCGGCGTGCAGGTCGGCAAGGTCACCTCGGTCTCGCTCGACTACACCGATCGGGACCCGCAGGGGAGCCCGACGGTCCTCGTCAAGTTCAACATGAACAGCGACATCTCACTGGGACAGCAGACAACAGCGACCGTGAAGGTGGCCACGCTGCTGGGTACCCACTACCTCGAGGTCGACCCGTCCGGCCCCGGCGCTCTCGGCCGGATCCCGTTGGCGAGTACGAACGTTCCGTACAACCTCCAGGACGCCCTCGACAAGGGCTCCGACGTGGTCGGCAAGCTCGACACGAAGGTGATTGCCAAGTCGCTGGTCACCCTGGCCGACACGTTGGGTGACTCGAAGAACGCCATCGGGCCAGCCCTCCAGGGAGTCAGCGCAGTCTCCATGCTGATCGAGAAGCGCGGCGAACAGACTGCCGCGTTGCTCACCGCCGCCTCGGCGGTGACGAAGGAACTCAAGGACAATTCCGGCAACCTCACTGTGCTCATGCAGCAGGCCAACCTGGTGCTGACCGAGATCAACTCCCGTCAGGACGCGATCAAGCAGCTCCTGTCGCAGTCGGTCACGCTGGCCACCATGGTCAGCAGCCTGATCCAGAACTCCCGCGCGGACCTCAAGCCTGCTCTCACGTCGTTGGATGCGGTGATCCAGACCTTGAACAGCCAGTCCAAGCAGTTGCAGGCCGGGTTCGACCTGCTGGCGCCATCGGTCCGCTATGTCGCCAACGCGGCCGGCAACGGTCCGTGGCTCGACCTGTGGGGCCAGGATCCGCTGCTGCCCGCCGATGACTCGACCGGAGGCCTGCTGTGA
- a CDS encoding MCE family protein: MKKIGIAVVALLLVIGLVIWSPWTSNKKHITAVFQDAAGLFVGNDVGVLGVPVGKVTSITPNGADVNVVIEVPNSVDVPANSFAKIVARSVATDRYVEIQPYISGAKMQDGGTIPVSNTASPVDFDAVLKSLDVLSTGLSNSPEAKQAVQRLVDSAYTALNGKGPLLNQTITSLGGSTKILADQRQNIVDLITSLDDVVKVVNKNQGTANTFIKQVSQASVLLASQKQSFHAALVALNTVVAQLAQFDHDNRALITSNLTDATTLMKTVLSRQNEVSEILETFPAALRNLHDAVSGGRLRVRLEPTTLLPLGSLLQKLCTGALDPVCTLIDGTSGLTTLFPGL, translated from the coding sequence GTGAAGAAGATCGGTATCGCAGTAGTGGCACTGCTGCTGGTGATCGGCCTGGTCATCTGGAGTCCGTGGACCTCGAACAAGAAGCACATCACCGCTGTGTTCCAGGATGCCGCGGGGCTCTTCGTCGGCAACGACGTGGGTGTGCTCGGTGTCCCGGTCGGCAAGGTCACCTCCATCACGCCGAATGGCGCCGATGTGAACGTGGTCATCGAGGTTCCGAACAGCGTCGACGTCCCGGCCAACTCCTTCGCCAAGATCGTGGCCCGCTCGGTTGCAACAGACCGGTACGTCGAGATCCAGCCCTACATCAGTGGTGCCAAGATGCAGGACGGCGGCACGATCCCGGTCTCGAACACCGCCTCACCTGTCGACTTCGACGCAGTGCTCAAGTCCCTCGACGTGCTGTCGACCGGACTCAGCAACTCGCCTGAAGCCAAGCAGGCAGTGCAGCGGCTCGTTGACTCCGCCTACACGGCACTCAACGGCAAAGGCCCGCTGCTGAACCAGACGATCACCAGCCTCGGCGGGTCGACGAAGATCCTGGCGGACCAGCGCCAGAACATCGTCGACCTGATCACGTCGCTCGACGATGTCGTCAAGGTGGTCAACAAGAACCAGGGGACCGCGAACACCTTCATCAAGCAGGTGTCTCAGGCGAGTGTCCTTCTGGCGTCGCAGAAGCAGAGCTTCCATGCTGCTCTGGTCGCGCTCAACACCGTGGTCGCGCAACTTGCCCAGTTCGATCACGACAACCGGGCCCTCATCACGTCGAACCTCACCGACGCGACAACCCTGATGAAGACGGTGCTCAGCCGTCAGAACGAGGTTTCAGAGATCCTGGAGACGTTCCCGGCCGCGTTGCGGAATCTGCATGACGCCGTGTCCGGCGGTCGTCTGCGTGTCCGGCTCGAGCCGACCACGCTGTTGCCGCTCGGGTCACTCCTTCAGAAGCTCTGCACGGGCGCGCTCGATCCTGTGTGCACGTTGATCGACGGCACGTCCGGCCTGACGACCCTCTTCCCGGGACTCTAG